Proteins from a single region of Electrophorus electricus isolate fEleEle1 chromosome 5, fEleEle1.pri, whole genome shotgun sequence:
- the LOC113577912 gene encoding uncharacterized protein LOC113577912, with amino-acid sequence MAHSRCPPEICFKQEHLTLSELKENYESDHHYLWRRNILPYPESVLFTTSRVCHVTGESGFRGIIRDGGFRKPPHLETEDNFLWWSLSVTKSEIAFAEKRFYRWTFEDADYNQSPFLEKFTTSPAFQSESRYGNFRFTFPFRKLLREYAQQFCEDSAPVLRVLCTELYRQQILYTVLVHPRHVQKYGQYPRLPYSMNSVCGYRDGYMSWLCQSPSDSYFYKLVVDNTNCQMFAKPLKGRVSCVWDNVAVAFHMEPGTELSINRRELLDSVSVCDMTKPNLLRDPGTPLDSDEANKILQDLRERNGLGQQKYYAY; translated from the coding sequence ATGCCCTCCTGAAATATGCTTTAAACAGGAGCATTTGACTTTGTCAGAGTTGAAAGAAAACTACGAGAGTGACCACCACTATCTATGGAGGAGGAACATTCTCCCTTATCCCGAATCTGTGCTCTTCACAACATCCAGAGTGTGCCATGTGACAGGGGAAAGTGGCTTCCGTGGGATCATCAGAGATGGTGGATTCCGGAAGCCTCCTCATCTAGAGACCGAGGACAACTTCCTGTGGTGGAGCCTGTCAGTGACAAAGAGTGAGATTGCTTTTGCTGAGAAGCGCTTTTATAGGTGGACATTCGAGGACGCGGACTACAACCAGTCTCCTTTCCTGGAGAAGTTCACCACCTCCCCGGCGTTCCAGAGCGAGTCTCGCTACGGCAACTTCCGCTTCACCTTCCCTTTCCGGAAGCTCCTGCGTGAGTACGCCCAGCAGTTCTGCGAGGACTCCGCCCCCGTCCTGCGTGTTCTGTGCACTGAGCTCTACCGGCAGCAGATCCTCTACACCGTGCTGGTGCATCCGCGGCACGTCCAAAAGTACGGCCAGTACCCTCGCCTGCCCTACAGCATGAACAGTGTCTGCGGTTACCGCGACGGATACATGTCCTGGCTCTGCCAGTCTCCCTCTGATTCTTACTTCTATAAGCTGGTGGTGGACAACACTAATTGCCAGATGTTTGCGAAGCCACTTAAGGGCAgagtgtcctgtgtgtgggatAATGTGGCAGTGGCCTTCCACATGGAGCCAGGAACGGAGCTGAGCATAAATCGGAGGGAGTTGCTAGAcagcgtgagcgtgtgtgacaTGACCAAACCGAATCTCTTGAGGGATCCAGGCACTCCCCTCGATAGTGACGAGGCTAATAAAATACTGCAAGATCTGAGGGAAAGAAATGGTCTGGGCCAGCAAAAGTACTATGCCTACTGA